A genome region from Geminicoccus roseus DSM 18922 includes the following:
- a CDS encoding sugar ABC transporter substrate-binding protein, producing MKLARREFTIGSLLAAGTAGLPIMVKAQEGKTVALLFDSLVSPFWVSGLEIMKEKGKANGWELLENISNFDDNKQFEQVKAMIARKVDGILIIQTDSKAVIPAIRAANEANIPMVHFNRPPAESDAYSVAIQADNRQITRDTVQFMVDEAKRKGGQYKACILIGDLGDVNAIQRRDGFFDIVDQHQDMIEVVARVATEWNADKAFAGLMNALQANPDINFLFTSSDFMHPQIQQVLETFDMWKKRDEEGHVIFGGFDGDDGAYQRILDGYLDACGVQNLFLEVDMAFQAFKDMWAGQKPEKLLLDPGFVITQDNMEQVRDEMWGYIVWEKNGGKPSSG from the coding sequence ATGAAACTGGCGCGTCGTGAGTTTACCATTGGCAGCCTGCTGGCGGCCGGCACTGCCGGCCTGCCGATCATGGTCAAGGCCCAGGAAGGCAAGACCGTGGCCCTCCTGTTCGACAGCCTGGTCTCTCCCTTCTGGGTGTCTGGCCTGGAGATCATGAAGGAGAAGGGCAAGGCCAACGGATGGGAGCTGCTGGAGAACATCTCGAACTTCGACGACAACAAGCAGTTCGAGCAGGTCAAGGCGATGATCGCCCGTAAGGTGGACGGGATCCTGATCATCCAGACCGACAGCAAGGCGGTGATTCCTGCGATCCGGGCGGCCAACGAAGCCAACATCCCGATGGTCCACTTCAACCGCCCGCCGGCCGAATCCGATGCCTACTCGGTGGCGATCCAGGCCGACAACCGCCAGATCACCCGCGACACCGTGCAGTTCATGGTGGACGAGGCCAAGCGCAAGGGCGGCCAGTACAAGGCCTGCATCCTGATCGGCGATCTTGGCGACGTGAACGCCATCCAGCGTCGCGACGGCTTCTTCGACATCGTCGACCAGCACCAGGACATGATCGAGGTGGTGGCGCGCGTCGCCACCGAATGGAACGCCGACAAGGCCTTCGCCGGGCTGATGAACGCGCTCCAGGCCAACCCGGACATCAACTTCCTGTTCACCTCGTCGGACTTCATGCACCCGCAGATCCAGCAGGTGCTTGAGACCTTCGACATGTGGAAGAAGCGCGACGAGGAAGGCCATGTCATCTTCGGCGGATTCGATGGCGACGACGGGGCCTACCAGCGCATCCTGGACGGTTACCTGGACGCCTGCGGTGTGCAGAACCTGTTCCTGGAGGTCGACATGGCGTTCCAGGCCTTCAAGGACATGTGGGCCGGCCAGAAGCCCGAGAAGCTCCTGCTCGACCCGGGCTTCGTGATCACCCAGGACAACATGGAGCAGGTCCGCGACGAGATGTGGGGCTACATCGTCTGGGAGAAGAACGGCGGCAAGCCCTCTTCCGGCTGA
- a CDS encoding ABC transporter permease: MLLSEYLVLLLTVTYVLGMAIAVPEILAPETWRDVLAGMIPLLIVAVGQMFVLVVAGIDLSATSVLAFSSVLGAAVITMDGGPLVGAPVFVVVTLGILAFAGVGGAVGAFNGLCTTRFNMPPFIVTLTTMMFFSGAAIWVTTLLTDDGSSIGSLPRAFVFLGQGRLFELPFSLLIAILVCVIAHVALSHSLFGRWLFAIGINPHAALVSGVPVRKAMFWAYVISGVCAGLAAVVYTARLETGTPVLGQRILLDVVGAAVIGGVSLFGGKAKVLWVVFGALFLTTVDKGLQLLGLSLAGVFAIKGGVILLAAIVDAQRQRLRGRS; encoded by the coding sequence TTGCTGCTGTCCGAGTATCTCGTGCTGCTCCTGACGGTCACCTATGTGCTTGGCATGGCCATCGCCGTGCCGGAAATCCTGGCGCCTGAAACCTGGCGCGATGTCCTGGCCGGAATGATCCCGCTCCTGATCGTCGCCGTGGGCCAGATGTTCGTGCTGGTGGTGGCCGGTATCGACTTGTCCGCCACGTCGGTGCTCGCCTTCTCGAGCGTGCTGGGCGCGGCCGTGATCACCATGGATGGCGGGCCGCTGGTCGGTGCACCGGTCTTCGTGGTGGTGACGCTGGGCATTCTCGCGTTCGCCGGGGTGGGCGGTGCGGTCGGCGCCTTCAACGGCCTGTGCACCACCCGTTTCAACATGCCCCCCTTCATCGTGACCCTCACCACGATGATGTTCTTTTCAGGGGCCGCCATCTGGGTGACCACCCTGCTCACCGACGATGGCAGCTCGATCGGCTCCTTGCCGCGCGCCTTCGTGTTCCTGGGACAGGGGCGGCTGTTCGAGTTGCCGTTCTCGCTGCTGATCGCGATCCTCGTCTGCGTCATCGCGCATGTCGCCCTCAGCCACTCCTTGTTCGGGCGCTGGCTGTTCGCGATCGGCATCAACCCGCATGCCGCCCTCGTCTCGGGCGTGCCGGTGCGCAAGGCAATGTTCTGGGCCTACGTGATCTCCGGCGTCTGCGCCGGCCTGGCGGCGGTCGTCTACACCGCGCGATTGGAGACCGGCACGCCGGTGCTGGGCCAGCGCATCCTTCTGGATGTGGTCGGTGCTGCCGTGATCGGCGGCGTTTCCCTGTTCGGCGGCAAGGCAAAGGTTCTTTGGGTGGTGTTCGGCGCTCTGTTCCTGACCACGGTGGACAAGGGCCTGCAGCTCCTGGGCCTGTCGCTGGCCGGCGTGTTCGCGATCAAGGGCGGGGTGATCCTACTCGCCGCCATCGTCGATGCGCAGCGCCAGCGTCTGCGGGGGCGCAGCTGA
- a CDS encoding sugar ABC transporter ATP-binding protein, which produces MFQKQAAAPVQAALLSIDGLCKSFFGVQVLHDVSFELGRGRVLGLIGENGSGKSTTMNILGGIHQPDRGRMTIDGQPYRPKGPRDAEAAGIAFIHQELNLFKNLTIEENLFINGFPKLIPGLPFIDRRKIRARARELLEAIDLDLDPARPVSRLSQGERQLVEIAKALGSDARIVIFDEPTTSLTARETERLFAQIQRLKAKGISVIYISHILSDVMRLTDDIVVLRDGQMVARAQTRQMSVDKLITAMVGRTIDQIYPPRDTRPEEGQPVLEVEKLTQPGMIRDVSFKVRRGEVLGISGLMGSGRSEMARILFGLDPYASGRIVIDGQPLERPTPEAAMARGIAFLTEDRRAEGLMMDGAIADNIALPSLPNFSGGFGRLIQRTRLGDAVERTGRDVQVNAKDFVQTLVKNLSGGNQQKVVIGKWLLRSPRLFILDEPTRGIDVGAKYEVYKIINRLAAEGTGVLVISSEIEELIGMCDRILVMSHGEIRGSFERAQFNREKIMRSAMWDGLKRKAK; this is translated from the coding sequence ATGTTCCAGAAGCAGGCTGCCGCCCCGGTCCAGGCGGCGCTCCTTTCCATTGATGGCCTGTGCAAGAGCTTCTTTGGCGTTCAGGTCCTGCACGACGTGAGCTTCGAGCTTGGCCGTGGACGCGTGCTCGGCCTGATCGGCGAGAACGGGTCGGGCAAGTCCACCACGATGAACATCCTGGGCGGCATCCATCAGCCGGACCGGGGCAGGATGACCATTGACGGGCAGCCCTATCGCCCCAAGGGCCCACGGGACGCCGAGGCCGCCGGCATCGCGTTCATCCACCAGGAACTGAACCTCTTCAAGAACCTGACGATCGAGGAGAACCTGTTCATCAACGGGTTCCCGAAGCTGATCCCGGGCCTGCCCTTCATCGACCGGCGCAAGATCCGCGCCCGCGCAAGGGAACTGCTGGAGGCGATCGACCTGGACCTGGATCCAGCTCGTCCGGTCAGCCGGCTGTCGCAGGGCGAGCGCCAGCTGGTCGAGATCGCAAAGGCCTTGGGCTCCGACGCCCGGATCGTGATCTTCGACGAACCGACGACCTCGCTCACCGCACGCGAGACCGAGCGGCTGTTCGCGCAGATCCAGCGCCTGAAGGCCAAGGGCATCTCGGTCATCTATATCAGCCACATCCTGTCGGACGTGATGCGGCTGACCGACGACATCGTGGTGCTGCGCGACGGCCAGATGGTCGCCCGCGCCCAGACCCGCCAGATGAGCGTCGACAAGCTGATCACCGCCATGGTCGGCCGCACCATCGACCAGATCTACCCACCGAGGGACACCCGGCCGGAAGAGGGGCAGCCGGTACTGGAAGTGGAGAAACTGACCCAGCCGGGAATGATCAGGGACGTCAGCTTCAAGGTCCGTCGTGGGGAGGTGCTCGGCATCTCCGGCCTGATGGGCTCCGGCCGCTCCGAGATGGCCCGCATCCTGTTCGGCCTGGACCCCTATGCCTCCGGCCGGATCGTCATTGACGGCCAGCCCCTGGAGCGGCCGACTCCGGAAGCGGCCATGGCCCGCGGCATCGCCTTCCTGACCGAGGATCGCCGCGCCGAAGGGCTGATGATGGACGGTGCCATTGCCGACAACATCGCCCTGCCTTCCCTGCCGAACTTCAGCGGCGGCTTCGGGCGTCTCATCCAGCGCACCCGCCTGGGCGATGCCGTGGAGCGGACCGGGCGCGACGTGCAGGTCAACGCCAAGGACTTCGTCCAGACCCTGGTCAAGAACCTGTCGGGGGGCAATCAGCAGAAGGTCGTGATCGGCAAGTGGCTGCTGCGCAGCCCGCGCCTGTTCATCCTGGACGAGCCGACCCGCGGCATCGATGTCGGCGCCAAGTACGAGGTCTACAAGATCATCAACCGGCTCGCGGCGGAGGGGACCGGCGTGCTGGTGATCAGCTCGGAGATCGAGGAACTGATCGGCATGTGCGACCGGATCCTGGTGATGAGCCATGGCGAAATCCGCGGCAGCTTCGAGCGCGCCCAGTTCAACCGCGAAAAGATCATGCGCAGCGCCATGTGGGACGGTCTGAAGAGGAAGGCCAAATGA
- a CDS encoding ABC transporter permease: MSAVDSRRLRLLLLQNAPLILFLVLVAVFGSMSDRFLSPTNFMNIVTQAAHIAIIAIGMTFVLLVAGIDLSVGANMYASCIVVALYMKGWNPVFGFTVAAVLGLAFGAVNAFVITRLRVPAFIATLATLFVGRAIGLYLSGVKMIPFGKEILLLGRTTWLGLPVPIWIFLVVFLVALVTLRLTTFGRQVYAVGADPEAAGKAGIDVRKILFAVYCIAGACAAIGGLVSASQVAAASSTFGFQKEFPVIAAAVLGGTSLFGGRGGVIGTVFGAILIQTVENGLVMINADPYVYPLVVSAIIFLAVLVDSLRTDMLERLERRKIRVEAA; the protein is encoded by the coding sequence ATGAGCGCCGTCGACAGCCGCCGCCTCCGCCTGCTCCTTCTGCAGAATGCGCCGCTGATCCTGTTCCTGGTGCTGGTGGCGGTGTTCGGCTCGATGTCCGACCGCTTCCTCAGCCCGACCAACTTCATGAACATCGTCACCCAGGCCGCCCATATCGCGATCATCGCGATCGGGATGACCTTCGTGCTGCTCGTGGCGGGCATCGACCTGTCGGTCGGGGCCAACATGTATGCGAGCTGCATCGTGGTGGCCCTCTACATGAAGGGCTGGAACCCGGTCTTCGGCTTCACGGTCGCGGCCGTGCTGGGGCTGGCGTTCGGCGCGGTCAACGCTTTCGTCATCACCCGTTTGCGGGTTCCAGCCTTCATCGCCACCCTGGCGACCTTGTTCGTCGGCCGCGCCATCGGGCTCTATCTGTCCGGCGTGAAGATGATCCCGTTCGGCAAGGAGATCCTGCTGCTCGGCCGCACCACCTGGCTGGGCCTGCCGGTACCGATCTGGATCTTCCTGGTGGTGTTCCTGGTCGCCCTGGTGACGCTGAGACTGACCACGTTCGGGCGGCAGGTCTATGCCGTCGGCGCCGATCCGGAGGCGGCCGGGAAAGCCGGGATCGACGTGCGGAAGATCCTGTTCGCGGTCTACTGCATCGCTGGAGCGTGCGCCGCGATCGGTGGCCTGGTCTCCGCCAGCCAGGTCGCGGCCGCATCATCTACCTTCGGGTTCCAGAAGGAATTCCCCGTCATCGCCGCAGCCGTGCTGGGGGGCACGTCGCTGTTCGGCGGGCGTGGCGGGGTGATCGGGACTGTCTTCGGCGCGATCCTGATCCAGACCGTGGAGAACGGTTTGGTGATGATCAACGCCGATCCCTATGTCTACCCGCTCGTGGTGAGCGCCATCATCTTCCTGGCGGTGCTGGTCGACAGCCTGCGCACGGACATGCTGGAGCGCCTGGAGCGGCGCAAGATCAGGGTCGAGGCAGCCTGA
- a CDS encoding GcvT family protein, with product MRTQARVVVIGGGIAGVSTLWHLVEAGWKDLLLLEKAELTSGSTWHAAGNTPTFSGSWSVMRMQAYSLELYRRLAADPEHAVTYHVTGSLRLAQSRDRLDEFRHVAGMARAQGLDFRVLSPSEAKAIHPFLELHGLEGALLDPLDGDIDPSMVTQALAKEARAGGAEIRRGCPVTAISRTPGGMWRLETPQGEVLAEHVVNAAGYRAGEVGAMVGLDLPIVTLEHQYLVTEEIPELAARSGLLPLLRDPDDSYYLRQERNGLLLGPYEKENARAAWLDGLPADFANQLWNDDLERLEPYIELACARVPILGSVGVRRVVNGPIPYTPDGLPLLGPVHGLANFWNCAAFSFGICQGGGAGRILAEWITQGEPGWDVLNLDTRRFTGFATRSYTVAKALELYQHEYAIGFPVQEWPAHRPMKTSPLYDLLKAEGAQFGVRGGWERPTFFGPAEAKRPSFRRPGWHEFVAAEVQAVHEAAGLLDLPGFSKFEVSGPGASALLDRVLCSRLPRPGRVSLGYALTPAGGIRSEFTVACLDEDRFYLCSASSAQHHDFDTLAWHREGHDVTITDLTARLDTLLLTGPRAREILAPLTDAPLDQAAFPWMACRPVTIGSARAWAMRISYAGELGYELHVPMEHVREVHGHLVAAGHGLDLRHFGIYALESMRLEKAYRSWGTDLVTEYTPYEAGLERFVDLSKPDFIGREGLLMRRRAGYGQSLVTLLLDGDRVDAIPVARVLDGERPVGLVGSAGYGHRIRQSIALAYVENSHALAGTRLSVEIVGEAHPAVVTAEAPFDPQNIRLRG from the coding sequence ATGCGCACACAGGCAAGGGTGGTGGTGATCGGCGGCGGGATTGCTGGAGTCAGCACGCTCTGGCACCTGGTGGAGGCCGGCTGGAAGGATCTTCTCCTGTTGGAGAAAGCCGAGCTCACCTCGGGTTCCACCTGGCATGCCGCCGGCAACACGCCGACCTTCTCCGGATCCTGGTCGGTGATGCGCATGCAGGCCTACAGCCTGGAACTCTATCGCCGCCTTGCAGCCGACCCCGAACATGCCGTCACCTACCACGTAACCGGCTCTCTCCGGCTGGCGCAGTCCAGGGACAGGCTCGACGAGTTCCGGCATGTCGCCGGCATGGCCAGGGCCCAGGGGCTGGACTTCCGCGTCCTTTCCCCTTCGGAAGCCAAAGCGATCCACCCGTTCCTGGAACTGCACGGGCTTGAAGGGGCGCTGCTCGATCCGCTGGACGGCGACATCGATCCCTCCATGGTGACCCAGGCCCTGGCCAAGGAGGCACGGGCTGGCGGTGCTGAGATCCGGCGCGGCTGCCCCGTCACCGCCATCAGCCGAACACCGGGCGGGATGTGGCGCCTGGAGACGCCCCAGGGCGAGGTGCTGGCGGAGCATGTGGTGAATGCCGCCGGGTATCGGGCGGGCGAAGTCGGAGCCATGGTCGGCCTGGATCTGCCGATCGTGACCTTGGAACACCAGTATCTCGTCACCGAGGAGATCCCGGAGCTTGCGGCCCGATCTGGTCTGCTGCCTCTGCTGCGCGACCCGGACGACAGCTACTACCTTCGGCAGGAACGCAACGGACTTCTTCTCGGCCCCTATGAGAAGGAGAACGCCCGGGCGGCGTGGCTGGACGGACTGCCGGCCGACTTCGCCAACCAGCTCTGGAACGACGACCTGGAAAGGCTGGAACCGTACATCGAGCTGGCTTGCGCGCGTGTGCCGATCCTGGGGTCGGTGGGTGTGCGGCGCGTGGTGAACGGCCCGATTCCCTATACCCCGGACGGGCTGCCGCTCCTGGGCCCCGTGCACGGGCTGGCCAACTTCTGGAACTGCGCGGCCTTCAGCTTCGGCATCTGCCAGGGTGGTGGGGCAGGTCGGATCCTCGCGGAGTGGATCACGCAGGGCGAGCCAGGCTGGGACGTCCTCAACCTGGACACCCGGCGGTTCACCGGGTTCGCAACCAGATCCTATACCGTCGCAAAGGCCCTGGAACTCTATCAGCACGAGTACGCGATCGGGTTTCCGGTGCAGGAATGGCCGGCCCACCGGCCGATGAAGACCTCGCCCCTGTACGACCTGCTCAAGGCCGAAGGAGCCCAGTTCGGCGTGCGCGGCGGCTGGGAGCGCCCGACCTTCTTTGGGCCGGCCGAAGCTAAGAGGCCGTCCTTCCGCCGGCCAGGCTGGCATGAGTTCGTGGCCGCCGAAGTGCAGGCCGTGCATGAGGCGGCAGGCCTGCTCGACCTGCCGGGCTTCAGCAAGTTCGAAGTGAGCGGGCCAGGCGCGTCTGCCCTGCTGGATCGGGTGCTATGCTCTCGGCTGCCGCGGCCTGGGCGGGTCAGCCTGGGCTATGCGCTCACCCCTGCCGGAGGTATCCGGTCGGAATTCACGGTCGCCTGCCTGGACGAGGACCGCTTCTATCTGTGCTCGGCCTCCTCGGCGCAGCACCACGATTTCGACACCCTGGCCTGGCACCGGGAAGGGCACGACGTCACGATCACGGATCTCACTGCACGGCTGGACACGCTGCTTCTGACCGGGCCGCGGGCCCGGGAGATCCTGGCACCGTTGACGGATGCGCCGCTCGATCAGGCGGCATTCCCCTGGATGGCCTGCCGGCCGGTCACTATCGGTTCGGCAAGAGCCTGGGCGATGCGTATCTCCTACGCGGGTGAACTCGGTTACGAGTTGCACGTGCCGATGGAGCATGTCCGGGAGGTCCATGGCCATCTGGTCGCGGCGGGGCACGGTCTCGACCTCCGGCACTTTGGCATCTATGCGCTGGAGAGTATGAGGCTGGAGAAAGCCTATCGCTCCTGGGGAACCGATCTGGTCACGGAGTACACCCCGTATGAGGCGGGCTTGGAGCGCTTCGTCGATCTCTCCAAGCCGGACTTCATCGGGCGGGAAGGACTCCTGATGCGCAGGCGGGCTGGGTACGGGCAGAGCCTGGTGACGCTGCTTCTGGATGGGGACAGGGTCGATGCCATCCCGGTGGCACGGGTCCTCGACGGCGAGCGGCCGGTGGGCCTGGTCGGCTCAGCAGGTTACGGGCATCGCATCCGGCAATCGATCGCGCTGGCCTATGTAGAGAACAGCCATGCCCTGGCGGGGACCCGACTGTCGGTCGAGATCGTAGGAGAAGCGCATCCGGCTGTCGTCACGGCGGAAGCGCCATTCGATCCACAGAACATACGCCTGAGGGGCTGA
- a CDS encoding mechanosensitive ion channel family protein, whose product MRALLAVILLFLTLFPAVAQEATPAAPSAGKIKELSALLADPGVQTWLQESAAAAATSSQSPGPGSAGAESGALSAVFLGLQAHLHGLAAAMPHLPAEFAQARQRLIVDVAGVGLLGTLLLIAGFVALGLGTEWIFWRSTKGVRQKIAAAPVDSVGNRLKIMAFRFLFGLCWIAAFAIGSLGACLLFPWPPFLRTLLLGVLTVTVAARFALVLARFLLSPGNERLRIVPTTTEAAWYWTYRLTVFAGYAVFAWVALDLMSMLGFAGSSLRLIGYPFGLVALLILAEAIWNQPARVPEGTPPSVGHRIALIVYLTIAWLVGRVLGLQPIYSIMLVALLLPLAIRISHRAVLHLLRPLDQTKDSELPGEEAEAAPPVEPSEFPSTWTVVVERGLRLVFFAIGAAFIIQSLGFDVNMMTASDDLLARMLRSIVRAIAILLAADLIWQLAKVAIDRQLREAAREGEADPAEIIRRRQRIRTLLPIIRNILFIVLATMAILMALSTLGIEVGPLIAGAGVVGVAIGFGAQTLVKDVISGMFYLLDDAFRIGEYIVSGSYKGTVESFSLRSVKLRHHRGPLYTVPFGELGAIQNMSRDWVIDKLAINVTYDTDLDKAKKIIKQIGKDLLADPELGPGFIEPLKMQGVDSFGDFAMQIRLKMMTYPGKQFPIRRRAYAMIRRAFAENGIEIAVPTVRVAGGEQNDASDVVAAKAATDALAAKAVNA is encoded by the coding sequence ATGCGTGCCCTGCTGGCAGTCATTCTGCTGTTCCTGACCCTGTTCCCGGCGGTTGCCCAGGAGGCGACACCTGCCGCTCCCTCGGCGGGCAAGATCAAGGAACTCTCGGCTCTGCTGGCTGATCCTGGGGTGCAGACCTGGTTGCAGGAATCGGCAGCGGCTGCGGCGACGTCTTCGCAATCTCCAGGACCCGGAAGCGCCGGCGCAGAGTCGGGCGCCCTGTCCGCCGTGTTCCTCGGATTGCAGGCGCATCTGCACGGCTTGGCTGCGGCAATGCCGCATCTGCCGGCCGAGTTCGCCCAGGCACGGCAGCGGCTGATCGTCGACGTGGCTGGAGTAGGGCTGCTTGGCACGCTGCTCTTGATCGCCGGCTTCGTCGCTCTCGGGCTTGGAACAGAATGGATCTTCTGGCGATCGACCAAGGGAGTCCGCCAGAAGATCGCGGCAGCACCGGTCGATTCGGTGGGGAATCGCCTCAAGATCATGGCGTTCCGTTTCCTGTTCGGGCTCTGCTGGATTGCCGCTTTTGCCATAGGGAGCCTTGGCGCGTGCCTGCTGTTCCCCTGGCCGCCCTTCCTGCGCACCTTGCTGCTGGGCGTCCTCACGGTGACGGTGGCGGCCCGTTTTGCCCTCGTGCTCGCCCGCTTCCTGCTATCTCCAGGCAACGAGCGGCTCCGCATCGTCCCGACCACGACCGAGGCGGCCTGGTACTGGACCTATCGCCTGACCGTCTTTGCCGGATACGCCGTGTTCGCGTGGGTCGCGCTCGACCTGATGTCGATGCTCGGTTTCGCTGGCTCCTCCCTCCGCCTCATCGGCTATCCGTTCGGCCTGGTGGCGCTGCTCATCCTGGCGGAGGCGATCTGGAACCAACCCGCAAGGGTTCCTGAGGGGACCCCGCCCTCGGTGGGGCACCGGATCGCCCTCATCGTCTATCTGACGATCGCCTGGCTGGTTGGTCGCGTCCTGGGCCTGCAGCCGATCTACAGCATCATGCTGGTGGCACTGCTCCTCCCGCTTGCGATCCGGATCAGCCACCGGGCCGTCCTGCACCTGCTCCGCCCGCTCGACCAGACGAAGGACAGCGAGTTGCCGGGGGAAGAGGCCGAAGCCGCCCCTCCCGTCGAGCCCTCCGAATTTCCCTCGACTTGGACGGTGGTGGTCGAACGCGGCCTGCGCCTGGTCTTCTTCGCGATCGGCGCGGCGTTCATCATTCAGAGCCTCGGCTTCGACGTGAACATGATGACGGCGAGTGACGACCTGCTGGCGCGTATGCTGCGCAGCATCGTCCGGGCCATCGCAATCCTGCTGGCTGCCGACCTGATCTGGCAGCTCGCCAAGGTCGCGATCGACAGGCAGCTGCGTGAAGCTGCCCGTGAAGGGGAGGCGGATCCGGCGGAGATCATCCGGCGACGTCAGCGGATCCGGACGCTCCTGCCGATCATCCGCAACATCCTGTTCATCGTCCTGGCCACGATGGCAATCCTGATGGCCCTGTCGACGCTGGGCATCGAGGTCGGCCCGCTCATCGCCGGAGCCGGGGTGGTGGGCGTGGCGATCGGTTTTGGCGCGCAGACCCTGGTCAAGGACGTGATCAGCGGGATGTTCTACCTCCTCGACGATGCCTTCCGCATCGGCGAGTACATCGTGAGCGGCAGCTACAAGGGCACGGTCGAGAGCTTCTCGCTGCGCTCGGTCAAGCTGCGCCATCATCGCGGCCCGCTCTACACGGTTCCCTTCGGTGAATTGGGCGCGATCCAGAACATGAGCCGGGACTGGGTGATCGACAAGCTGGCGATCAACGTCACCTACGACACCGATCTCGACAAGGCGAAGAAGATCATCAAGCAGATCGGCAAGGACCTGCTGGCCGATCCGGAACTGGGCCCTGGCTTCATCGAGCCGCTCAAGATGCAGGGCGTCGACAGCTTCGGCGATTTTGCGATGCAGATCCGCCTGAAGATGATGACCTATCCAGGCAAACAGTTCCCGATCCGCCGGCGCGCCTATGCGATGATCCGGCGCGCCTTCGCCGAGAACGGGATCGAGATCGCGGTGCCGACGGTGCGCGTGGCCGGCGGCGAGCAGAACGATGCAAGCGACGTGGTGGCGGCCAAGGCCGCCACCGATGCGCTGGCGGCCAAGGCCGTCAACGCCTGA
- a CDS encoding DUF2076 domain-containing protein, whose product MTAEDQKAIADFFERMKKLDAPRDPEAERQIDQLMQRDPQTKYYITQMAFFLEHAQAESQNKIRELEWKLQNQQPAAAGGGGGGFLSNLFGGGGRNVMPPPAPVHAPGYRPGMFQGGQGGGFLAGAMQTAMGVAGGMLLGNMMMSMFAPSAAEAAPAEDPAADDAGGYEDAGYEEEVPQVDDGGGFDVEW is encoded by the coding sequence ATGACAGCCGAAGACCAAAAGGCAATCGCGGACTTCTTCGAACGGATGAAGAAGCTGGACGCTCCACGTGATCCCGAGGCCGAGCGCCAAATCGATCAGCTGATGCAGCGCGATCCGCAGACGAAATACTACATCACCCAGATGGCTTTCTTCCTCGAGCACGCGCAGGCCGAGAGCCAGAACAAGATCCGCGAGCTGGAGTGGAAGCTGCAGAACCAGCAGCCTGCGGCGGCTGGAGGCGGTGGCGGCGGCTTCCTCAGCAATCTGTTCGGCGGCGGCGGCCGCAACGTGATGCCGCCGCCGGCGCCAGTCCATGCGCCGGGCTATCGTCCGGGCATGTTCCAGGGCGGCCAAGGCGGCGGGTTCCTTGCTGGTGCGATGCAGACCGCCATGGGCGTCGCCGGCGGCATGCTGCTCGGCAACATGATGATGTCGATGTTCGCGCCGAGCGCCGCCGAGGCGGCGCCCGCCGAGGATCCCGCCGCGGACGATGCCGGCGGCTACGAGGATGCCGGCTACGAGGAAGAGGTGCCGCAGGTCGACGACGGCGGCGGCTTCGACGTCGAATGGTGA